In the Sulfitobacter pacificus genome, one interval contains:
- a CDS encoding TRAP transporter small permease translates to MAGSSSAVASQTGNNPFLRFVAALSTVAGWCSAAMIVAAVAITCQMIFVRFVLNGSTVWQTEAVIYLAIGATLIGLPYVQRLRGHVNVDLIPLMLGKRARFVMAICTLTLSIAMVAIMLWYGYEFWHLTFERNWKSDTVWGVRLWIPYLAMPLGFGLFLLQLIADLVAVILKIDAPFGLEDT, encoded by the coding sequence ATGGCGGGCTCAAGCTCGGCTGTTGCATCGCAAACGGGTAACAATCCGTTCTTGCGGTTCGTGGCTGCCCTTTCAACTGTTGCGGGATGGTGCTCTGCCGCGATGATCGTGGCGGCGGTGGCGATCACCTGTCAGATGATCTTTGTGCGCTTTGTGCTGAACGGATCAACCGTCTGGCAGACCGAAGCGGTGATTTATCTGGCGATCGGCGCAACCTTGATCGGGCTGCCCTATGTACAGCGGTTGCGCGGGCATGTGAATGTCGACCTCATTCCTCTGATGCTGGGCAAACGGGCGCGGTTTGTGATGGCGATATGCACCCTGACTTTGTCCATCGCTATGGTCGCGATCATGTTGTGGTACGGGTATGAATTCTGGCATCTGACCTTTGAACGCAATTGGAAATCCGACACGGTCTGGGGCGTGCGCTTGTGGATTCCCTACTTGGCCATGCCTTTGGGCTTTGGCCTGTTTTTGTTGCAATTGATTGCGGATCTGGTGGCGGTGATTTTGAAAATCGACGCGCCCTTTGGTTTGGAGGATACATAA